Proteins from a genomic interval of Trichomycterus rosablanca isolate fTriRos1 unplaced genomic scaffold, fTriRos1.hap1 scaffold_85, whole genome shotgun sequence:
- the LOC134308134 gene encoding serine/threonine-protein kinase pim-2-like produces MLFPALDRKSSSSSAVSSESDQHQKASEASASVAEISLGEVIFECAAELNDSDASVESGGKYSTYSFSGVCSVGAEEEILSDEESPEDPTTSVHFFNNLNHEESFDCCYTVGELLGEGGCGAVYAGVCNADGKQVAVKYVLKDPRDRFITIPGETYPLPVEVALMKMVSKPPHCNSVLKLLDWFDTPEHYILILERPIKKTAYTSFSGTKSYAPPEWIVEKEMYGCPATVWSLGVLLHTIVCGEMPFGDEVEIVDGGLDFLPELSDTCYHLISRCLEKQPEKRLSLKEILQHEWFTENSMRLGHLRG; encoded by the exons ATGTTGTTCCCT GCACTAGACAGGAAGTCGTCATCATCGTCTGCAGTTAGTTCAGAATCAGATCAGCACCAAAAAGCATCTGAAGCTTCAG CCTCTGTAGCTGAGATCAGCCTTGGTGAAGTGATCTTTGAATGTGCTGCTGAGTTGAATGACTCTGATGCCTCTGTTGAGAGCGGTGGTAAGTATAGTACATACAGCTTTTCAGGGGTTTGTTCTGTAGGTGCAGAAGAAGAAATCCTGAGCGATGAAGAAAGCCCAGAGGATCCAACCACCAGCGTTCATTTCTTCAACAACCTGAACCATGAAG agagttttgatTGTTGCTACACTGTGGGAGAGCTGCTGGGAGAAGGAGGCTGTGGTGCGGTTTATGCTGGTGTTTGTAATGCAGATGGGAAACAG GTTGCTGTGAAATATGTGCTGAAGGACCCCCGCGACAGATTCATCACTATT CCTGGAGAGACGTACCCACTTCCTGTGGAGGTGGCGTTAATGAAGATGGTATCCAAGCCACCTCACTGTAATTCTGTGCTGAAACTACTGGATTGGTTTGACACCCCCGAGCACTACATCCTAATCCTGGAGCGACCCATAAAGAAAACAGCGTACACCTCATTTTCAG GCACTAAGTCATACGCTCCACCTGAGTGGATAGTTGAGAAGGAAATGTATGGCTGCCCTGCTACTGTGTGGAGTCTGGGCGTACTCCTGCACACCATAGTTTGTGGAGAGATGCCGTTCGGGGATGAAGTGGAGATTGTTGATGGGGGCCTGGACTTTTTACCTGAACTTTCTGATa CTTGCTACCATCTGATAAGTAGGTGTCTGGAGAAACAGCCTGAAAAACGTCTCAGCCTTAAAGAAATCCTTCAGCATGAGTGGTTTACAGAGAACAGTATGAGGTTAGG GCATCTGCGTGGATGA